In Helicobacter mastomyrinus, the sequence GGCTAAGGTGCAAGTCCTCCCTATAAATGCTATCATCTATATAAAAAATTTTAGCCTCTAAAAGCACACTTTTGGCTTCTCCTAGCTCTAAGACATCATACAAATCGCACATAAAAGCGACTTTTACACCTTTAGGTATAGGAGGATAGCCTGATTGCACGATTTCAAGCGGTATGTCAAATTCAATTGCCTCACTCATATTAAACTCAAGCTCCGCGCTACTATTATGCAATGCTTGAATATGCGAAATTTCGCACATACTGATACTTGCTTTGTGCGTGTGAAAGATATTTTTAAAACTATCTTTTTCTAATCCATCGCTTTTTTGCATCATACAGATAGAAAAAATAGGCGGATTCACACTAATAGGAGCAAAGAAGCTAAAAGGCGCGAGATTTACTCCACCATTGGGGAAAATCGTGCTTACCCACGCAATAGGTCGCGGCGTGATCGTATTACTCAAAATTTTATAATGCTGTAAGGGTGTGGTTGAATGTGCTTCAAGTATCATTATTTAGCCTTTTGTCATTATTTTTTAGCAGATTTATAGTGTGAGTGATAACCTCCTGTGGTGTGATAAGCGTCATACAACGATGATGAGTGAGGGGACATTCACGCTTTTTGCACGGCGCACAAGGCACATATTTGCAGAGTAGCACCCATTGTGGAGGATTTTCTATAATGTGAGGGGATATAGAATCTTGCGTATCTCGCATATTTGCAGCACTTTGAATCTCTAAAGTGTGATTTTGTGCCAGGGGAGCGGGGCTATAAGGGGCTGTCTCATCAATATTTGTGGGTCCAAAGATAGCTATCATTGGGACATTTAAGGCAGCAGCAATGTGCATAGGTCCGCTATCATTAGTGATAAACACATTCATCGCGCCGATGTAGTCAATAAGCTGCGTGAGGCTTGTTTTATCTGTGAGATTATGAAAAAACTGCGCCTGTGGGTGATTGATAAAAGATTGGGCGATTTCTACATTCGCGCGGGATTGCTCACTTGAGCCAAAGAGATAGACATCATAGCCTTGTGTGAGAAAATGCTTAATAATATCAATAAAATATGATTTTTCCCAACATTTTGCACTGCCAAAAGCGGCTCCGGGATTAATCCCTATAGCATAACTTTTTGTAGGGAGCGTGATAGGCGAGGAGATGAGATGAAGCGGCTGTGTGGCAAGGTAGGTAAGAATCTCATCGTGCGAGATTTTTATATGTGAGTGATTAGAGAGATTTATAGAATTTTTTTTGTTTTTATCTTTTTTATATGCAAAATCTTGTATAAAATCTGCGCTATTCTGGGTTTTGATCGCATAATTTTGCACTTGTGATAGTGGAGTGATAAGTTCAAGGTATAAAAGCACTTGGTGTTTGAGTTCATTTTGATGATATTTGTGTAAAGTAAGTGGGTGAGAGAGGAGGAAGTTTCGGGCATTTTTACCATAGCCTATACGCAAAGGGCTTTGCTCAATACAAAAGCAGGGCAGAAAAAAGGTATTACTAAAACTAATGGCAATATCGTGTGTGCCTATTTTATTAGCAAGTGCCTTTGTGGCGATGATTCTACAAGATGCGGCTTTGGTATTGTCTATAAAAATGGCTTTCACGCGTTTATCTCGCTCATAGATTCCACAACTCGCTTTCGTGCCTACAAGGGTAAAGTGCGCTGTTTCAAAGCTTTTTTAAGCCATTCAAATGCTGGAGATACCATCACACTATCGGCCTAGCCAATTCTGGCAGGCGTAAAGAGAATGCTTTTAACTTGAGATGTGTGGATATGGCGTATATCTTTTGTAAAAAACACTTTTCCTTGCACTCCGTATAGTGATATTTTAGACTTTGATTATAAGCGTGTTGCTTAGCTAAAAAGCTAAAAATCTGTTAGCAAAGGCATAATTTTCTTAAATTACTTTTGGAACTCATAGTTAAAATAAAATATTTTTAAGGTAGAGATGAAAACTTTTATAAAATTTGAAGTAAAGGCATTGCTGCTAGGAGGTTTTGTAAATGGCGTTGGTTGCCCTCGCACATTGAGTGGATTCAGAGATAGATTGCCTAAAGAGGCACTCGCAAAGACTAT encodes:
- a CDS encoding flavin reductase family protein, yielding MILEAHSTTPLQHYKILSNTITPRPIAWVSTIFPNGGVNLAPFSFFAPISVNPPIFSICMMQKSDGLEKDSFKNIFHTHKASISMCEISHIQALHNSSAELEFNMSEAIEFDIPLEIVQSGYPPIPKGVKVAFMCDLYDVLELGEAKSVLLEAKIFYIDDSIYREDLHLSPNFIGRVGRIYRSLGAEIIPTQTNPTESTAHNPKESDE
- a CDS encoding glycosyltransferase family 9 protein; its protein translation is MKAIFIDNTKAASCRIIATKALANKIGTHDIAISFSNTFFLPCFCIEQSPLRIGYGKNARNFLLSHPLTLHKYHQNELKHQVLLYLELITPLSQVQNYAIKTQNSADFIQDFAYKKDKNKKNSINLSNHSHIKISHDEILTYLATQPLHLISSPITLPTKSYAIGINPGAAFGSAKCWEKSYFIDIIKHFLTQGYDVYLFGSSEQSRANVEIAQSFINHPQAQFFHNLTDKTSLTQLIDYIGAMNVFITNDSGPMHIAAALNVPMIAIFGPTNIDETAPYSPAPLAQNHTLEIQSAANMRDTQDSISPHIIENPPQWVLLCKYVPCAPCKKRECPLTHHRCMTLITPQEVITHTINLLKNNDKRLNNDT